In Pseudomonas abieticivorans, the genomic window CGCCATCGCCGATTACTTCAGCACACCGTTGCTCACCGCCCTTGGTAAGGGTGAGCGCAGCAGCAACAGCACCAACGTGATCCCCGGCGGCGGGCCCTCGCCCACCTTCAAGGCGGGCGAATTCAGCCAGGTCGATACCCCGCGCAAACGGCCTGCGGCCGAGGAAATGCGCCGCCTGGGCCGGCTGCGCGAGCGGCTGCAATCGGCCGTCGAGCTGAACCCGGCGCTAAAAGACCTGAGCCAGCAGATCCTCATCGAGCTGACCCCCGAAGGCTTGAGCCTGCAACTGATCGACTCCGAGCAACGGCCGATGTTCGAGGTAGGCAGCGCCAGGGTCGCGCCTTACCTGCGTACGCTGCTGCGCACCATCGCGCCGGTGCTCAACGAACTGCCCAACAGCATCCAGATCAGCGGCCACACCGACAGCCACCCTTATGCGGGTGGCGAGTTGGGCTACAGCAATTGGGAGCTGTCCGCCGACCGGGCCAAGGCCTCGCGCCAGGAGCTGGTGAGCGGCGGGCTGGACTCCGACAAACTGCTGCGCCTGTCGGGCATGGCCGATCGTATTCGCTTTCACGACGCCCAGCCCTTTGATGCGGCCAACCGGCGCATCGCGATCATCGTGCTGGACCCGCAGGTGGCCGAGCAGATTCTGGCCCGGCCGTGATCGCCCTATAAGGGCTTGATTGCCTGCTCTTTTCCGTCGATCACGGCGGCGCGCAACTGCGCAGAATAGCGTTCTTCACACGTCGAACGGGACGCCACAGGCGCCTACCGCCATGGCCGATACAAGCAAAGACGACAAGACCGAAGCGGCCTCGCCCAGGCGGATCGAGAAGGCCCGCGAGCAGGGCCAGATCGTGCGCTCGCGCGAGCTCAATACCTTCATGATGCTGCTGGTGGGTGTGGGTGCCTTGTGGGGCATGGGCGGGCCGCTGTACGACCGCGTCAGCCAGTTGATGGTGCAGGGGCTGATGTTCGAGCGCGCCCAGGCATTCGACGATTCGCGCATGCTCAGCGCCGCCTGGGCGCAATGCCAGGCCGGTTTGTTCGCGGTATTTCCGTTCCTGCTGGTGATGG contains:
- the motB gene encoding flagellar motor protein MotB encodes the protein MSDAPIIIRRRRKVSHGHHGGAWKIAFADFMTALMALFLVLWVLSNASKAQKNAIADYFSTPLLTALGKGERSSNSTNVIPGGGPSPTFKAGEFSQVDTPRKRPAAEEMRRLGRLRERLQSAVELNPALKDLSQQILIELTPEGLSLQLIDSEQRPMFEVGSARVAPYLRTLLRTIAPVLNELPNSIQISGHTDSHPYAGGELGYSNWELSADRAKASRQELVSGGLDSDKLLRLSGMADRIRFHDAQPFDAANRRIAIIVLDPQVAEQILARP